A genomic window from Cotesia glomerata isolate CgM1 linkage group LG7, MPM_Cglom_v2.3, whole genome shotgun sequence includes:
- the LOC123268407 gene encoding ATP-dependent zinc metalloprotease YME1L isoform X4, which yields MVDIDSLQSHLVELCVLYHLTQLLSTCRPKTSSYSRINKKEINPNSNCDKLCQESFNEATKNLNELLWENMDLNKLLRLQPSQRLQKREIKKIVDKLNNTLYIIDKQLSIDDKNHWKVSYTSGSNFADNKRDATLLYHVPAIPGQYISTRGFKTSRNITAERERNPSLAGRLKTWFGLSKLGEEKLKLAVNRMDMEQLKNLLTNSELSNADKQSIKIAFAEGYLAGNERKPPVRSFKWIKILQQILSPIMFIIVCTILLGVYKKLGNGGMFRIPLGSYTAIDPEEINVTFDDVKGVTEAKQELKDVVEFLKNPEKFSALGGRLPKGVLLVGPPGTGKTLLARAVAGEAHVPFFHAAGPEFDEVLVGQGAKRVRDLFRAAKERAPCVIFIDEIDSVGGKRTTSLIHPYANQTINQLLSEMDGFQQNEGVIVLGATNRRDDLDKALRRPGRFDVEIYVHKPDLKDRKEIIELYLSKILAKSLDVDALARATTGFTGADIESMVNQAALKAAIDGADYVTMDHLEKAREKVIMGPELKGRMPDFEENRITAYHEAGHALVSFYSKEAMPLAKVTIIPRAGSLGHTSSLPKKDIYHQTKQHLLAAMDTSLGGRAAEELIFGTEKITVGAASDLQKATQIAEAMVKNYGMSEKAGFRVETQDKQNKNGTELSPNTAEIIDSEVKRLLQESYDRAKSILKTHAKEHKLLAEALLKYETLDVEEVKDLLNEKKVDSIGEKRAPIIDVPTNVM from the exons ATGGTGGATATCGACTCACTTCAGAGTCATCTGGTTGAATTGTGT gtGTTGTATCACTTGACTCAATTACTGTCAACATGCAGACCAAAAACGTCAAGTTACTCtcgtataaataaaaaagaaataaatccaAATAGCAATTGTGATAAACTTTGTCAAGAGAGTTTCAATGag GCAACAAAAAATCTCAATGAATTACTTTGGGAGAATATGGATCTCAATAAACTACTTCGACTCCAACCTTCACAAAGATTACAGAagagagaaattaaaaaaatagtagataaattaaataacaccTTGTATATAATTGACAAACAATTGTCAATTGACGACAAAAATCACTGGAAAGTTTCGTATACATCAGGTTCTAATTTCGCTGATAATAAACGAG acGCGACATTGCTGTATCATGTACCAGCAATACCCGGACAATATATTTCAACTCGTGGGTTCAAAACAAGTCGCAATATTACTGCTGAGAGAGAAAGAAATCCATCACTTGCCGGGCGACTGAAGACATGGTTTGGGCTTTCGAAATTAGGt gAAGAAAAGCTAAAATTAGCAGTCAACCGAATGGACAtggaacaattaaaaaatcttcttACCAATTCAGAATTATCAAATGCAGATAaacaaagtataaaaatagCATTTGCTGAGGGATATCTCGCGGGGAATGAAAGAAAACCACCAGTACGATCATTCAAGTGGATTAAAATTCTCCAGCAGATATTGTCGCCAATAATGTTTATCATAGTATGCACTATTTTATTAGGTGTGTATAAAAAAC tcgGTAACGGAGGTATGTTCAGAATTCCACTGGGTTCTTACACAGCAATCGATCCAGAAGAAATAAATGTTACATTCGACGATGTAAAGGGTGTAACTGAAGCCAAGCAAGAATTAAAAGACGtcgttgaatttttaaagaacCCAGAAAAGTTTTCAGCTTTGGGTGGACGTTTACCCAAAGGAGTTTTATTGGTTGGTCCACCGGGCACCGGTAAAACATTATTAGCACGAGCTGTAGCTGGAGAAGCACACGTGCCATTTTTCCATGCCGCTGGTCCAGAGTTTGACGAGGTGTTGGTTGGTCAAGGAGCTAAACGCGTGCGAGATTTATTCAGAGCGGCGAAAGAACGCGCTCCATGTGTTATATTTATCGATGAAATCGATTCAGTTGGTGGAAAGCGGACAACATCGTTGATCCACCCTTACGCTAATCAAACAATCAATCAGTTGTTGTCTGAGATGGATGGCTTCCAACAAAACGAAGGTGTGATTGTATTAGGAGCTACTAACCGACGTGATGATTTAGATAAAGCGCTCAGACGTCCAGGACGATTCGATGTTGAGATTTACGTTCATAAACCAGACTTGAAGGACAGGAAGGAAATAATTGAACTGTATTTATCTAAAATACTGGCTAAATCATTGGATGTAGACGCATTGGCAAGAGCAACTACTGGATTTACTGGAGCTGACATCGAAAGTATGGTCAACCAAGCGGCGCTGAAGGCTGCTATCGATGGAGCTGATTATGTTACGATGGATCACTTGGAGAAGGCGAGAGAAAAAGTTATCATGGGTCCTGAATTAAAGGGACGCATGCCGGACTTTGAAGAGAATCGCATCACAGCTTACCACGAAGCTGGTCATGCGTTAGTAAGTTTTTACTCTAAAGAAGCAATGCCTTTGGCTAAAGTAACAATTATTCCTCGAGCTGGAAGTCTTGGACATACTAGTTCGTTGCCCAAAAAAGATATTTACCACCAAACTAAACAGCACCTCTTAGCTGCTATGGACACTTCGCTTGGTGGCCGTGCTGCTGAAGAATTGATTTTTGGAACGGAAAAAATTACCGTCGGAGCTGCGAGTGATCTTCAAAAAGCTACGCAGATTGCTGAAGCTATGGTTAAAAATTATGGAATGTCAGAAAAAGCTGGATTCAGAGTTGAGACACaagataaacaaaataaaaatggcACCGAGTTGAGTCCCAACACTGCTGAAATTATTGACAGTGAAGTTAAACGTTTATTACAG gaatCTTACGATAGAgccaaatcaattttaaaaactcacGCTAAAGAACACAAACTTCTTGCCGAAGCATTATTAAAATACGAAACACTCGACGTCGAGGAAGTAAAAGatcttttaaatgaaaaaaaagttgattctATTGGTGAAAAAAGAGCACCAATAATAGACGTACCGACAAATGTTATGTGA
- the LOC123268407 gene encoding ATP-dependent zinc metalloprotease YME1L isoform X1, whose product MVDIDSLQSHLVELCVLYHLTQLLSTCRPKTSSYSRINKKEINPNSNCDKLCQESFNEATKNLNELLWENMDLNKLLRLQPSQRLQKREIKKIVDKLNNTLYIIDKQLSIDDKNHWKVSYTSGSNFADNKRGIISYSLPSEINTNFNCYYKKDATLLYHVPAIPGQYISTRGFKTSRNITAERERNPSLAGRLKTWFGLSKLGEEKLKLAVNRMDMEQLKNLLTNSELSNADKQSIKIAFAEGYLAGNERKPPVRSFKWIKILQQILSPIMFIIVCTILLGVYKKLGNGGMFRIPLGSYTAIDPEEINVTFDDVKGVTEAKQELKDVVEFLKNPEKFSALGGRLPKGVLLVGPPGTGKTLLARAVAGEAHVPFFHAAGPEFDEVLVGQGAKRVRDLFRAAKERAPCVIFIDEIDSVGGKRTTSLIHPYANQTINQLLSEMDGFQQNEGVIVLGATNRRDDLDKALRRPGRFDVEIYVHKPDLKDRKEIIELYLSKILAKSLDVDALARATTGFTGADIESMVNQAALKAAIDGADYVTMDHLEKAREKVIMGPELKGRMPDFEENRITAYHEAGHALVSFYSKEAMPLAKVTIIPRAGSLGHTSSLPKKDIYHQTKQHLLAAMDTSLGGRAAEELIFGTEKITVGAASDLQKATQIAEAMVKNYGMSEKAGFRVETQDKQNKNGTELSPNTAEIIDSEVKRLLQESYDRAKSILKTHAKEHKLLAEALLKYETLDVEEVKDLLNEKKVDSIGEKRAPIIDVPTNVM is encoded by the exons ATGGTGGATATCGACTCACTTCAGAGTCATCTGGTTGAATTGTGT gtGTTGTATCACTTGACTCAATTACTGTCAACATGCAGACCAAAAACGTCAAGTTACTCtcgtataaataaaaaagaaataaatccaAATAGCAATTGTGATAAACTTTGTCAAGAGAGTTTCAATGag GCAACAAAAAATCTCAATGAATTACTTTGGGAGAATATGGATCTCAATAAACTACTTCGACTCCAACCTTCACAAAGATTACAGAagagagaaattaaaaaaatagtagataaattaaataacaccTTGTATATAATTGACAAACAATTGTCAATTGACGACAAAAATCACTGGAAAGTTTCGTATACATCAGGTTCTAATTTCGCTGATAATAAACGAGGTATTATTTCTTATTCATTGCCATCAGaaataaatactaattttaattgttattataaaaaagacGCGACATTGCTGTATCATGTACCAGCAATACCCGGACAATATATTTCAACTCGTGGGTTCAAAACAAGTCGCAATATTACTGCTGAGAGAGAAAGAAATCCATCACTTGCCGGGCGACTGAAGACATGGTTTGGGCTTTCGAAATTAGGt gAAGAAAAGCTAAAATTAGCAGTCAACCGAATGGACAtggaacaattaaaaaatcttcttACCAATTCAGAATTATCAAATGCAGATAaacaaagtataaaaatagCATTTGCTGAGGGATATCTCGCGGGGAATGAAAGAAAACCACCAGTACGATCATTCAAGTGGATTAAAATTCTCCAGCAGATATTGTCGCCAATAATGTTTATCATAGTATGCACTATTTTATTAGGTGTGTATAAAAAAC tcgGTAACGGAGGTATGTTCAGAATTCCACTGGGTTCTTACACAGCAATCGATCCAGAAGAAATAAATGTTACATTCGACGATGTAAAGGGTGTAACTGAAGCCAAGCAAGAATTAAAAGACGtcgttgaatttttaaagaacCCAGAAAAGTTTTCAGCTTTGGGTGGACGTTTACCCAAAGGAGTTTTATTGGTTGGTCCACCGGGCACCGGTAAAACATTATTAGCACGAGCTGTAGCTGGAGAAGCACACGTGCCATTTTTCCATGCCGCTGGTCCAGAGTTTGACGAGGTGTTGGTTGGTCAAGGAGCTAAACGCGTGCGAGATTTATTCAGAGCGGCGAAAGAACGCGCTCCATGTGTTATATTTATCGATGAAATCGATTCAGTTGGTGGAAAGCGGACAACATCGTTGATCCACCCTTACGCTAATCAAACAATCAATCAGTTGTTGTCTGAGATGGATGGCTTCCAACAAAACGAAGGTGTGATTGTATTAGGAGCTACTAACCGACGTGATGATTTAGATAAAGCGCTCAGACGTCCAGGACGATTCGATGTTGAGATTTACGTTCATAAACCAGACTTGAAGGACAGGAAGGAAATAATTGAACTGTATTTATCTAAAATACTGGCTAAATCATTGGATGTAGACGCATTGGCAAGAGCAACTACTGGATTTACTGGAGCTGACATCGAAAGTATGGTCAACCAAGCGGCGCTGAAGGCTGCTATCGATGGAGCTGATTATGTTACGATGGATCACTTGGAGAAGGCGAGAGAAAAAGTTATCATGGGTCCTGAATTAAAGGGACGCATGCCGGACTTTGAAGAGAATCGCATCACAGCTTACCACGAAGCTGGTCATGCGTTAGTAAGTTTTTACTCTAAAGAAGCAATGCCTTTGGCTAAAGTAACAATTATTCCTCGAGCTGGAAGTCTTGGACATACTAGTTCGTTGCCCAAAAAAGATATTTACCACCAAACTAAACAGCACCTCTTAGCTGCTATGGACACTTCGCTTGGTGGCCGTGCTGCTGAAGAATTGATTTTTGGAACGGAAAAAATTACCGTCGGAGCTGCGAGTGATCTTCAAAAAGCTACGCAGATTGCTGAAGCTATGGTTAAAAATTATGGAATGTCAGAAAAAGCTGGATTCAGAGTTGAGACACaagataaacaaaataaaaatggcACCGAGTTGAGTCCCAACACTGCTGAAATTATTGACAGTGAAGTTAAACGTTTATTACAG gaatCTTACGATAGAgccaaatcaattttaaaaactcacGCTAAAGAACACAAACTTCTTGCCGAAGCATTATTAAAATACGAAACACTCGACGTCGAGGAAGTAAAAGatcttttaaatgaaaaaaaagttgattctATTGGTGAAAAAAGAGCACCAATAATAGACGTACCGACAAATGTTATGTGA
- the LOC123268407 gene encoding ATP-dependent zinc metalloprotease YME1L isoform X3, whose amino-acid sequence MISSQSHNQVLYHLTQLLSTCRPKTSSYSRINKKEINPNSNCDKLCQESFNEATKNLNELLWENMDLNKLLRLQPSQRLQKREIKKIVDKLNNTLYIIDKQLSIDDKNHWKVSYTSGSNFADNKRGIISYSLPSEINTNFNCYYKKDATLLYHVPAIPGQYISTRGFKTSRNITAERERNPSLAGRLKTWFGLSKLGEEKLKLAVNRMDMEQLKNLLTNSELSNADKQSIKIAFAEGYLAGNERKPPVRSFKWIKILQQILSPIMFIIVCTILLGVYKKLGNGGMFRIPLGSYTAIDPEEINVTFDDVKGVTEAKQELKDVVEFLKNPEKFSALGGRLPKGVLLVGPPGTGKTLLARAVAGEAHVPFFHAAGPEFDEVLVGQGAKRVRDLFRAAKERAPCVIFIDEIDSVGGKRTTSLIHPYANQTINQLLSEMDGFQQNEGVIVLGATNRRDDLDKALRRPGRFDVEIYVHKPDLKDRKEIIELYLSKILAKSLDVDALARATTGFTGADIESMVNQAALKAAIDGADYVTMDHLEKAREKVIMGPELKGRMPDFEENRITAYHEAGHALVSFYSKEAMPLAKVTIIPRAGSLGHTSSLPKKDIYHQTKQHLLAAMDTSLGGRAAEELIFGTEKITVGAASDLQKATQIAEAMVKNYGMSEKAGFRVETQDKQNKNGTELSPNTAEIIDSEVKRLLQESYDRAKSILKTHAKEHKLLAEALLKYETLDVEEVKDLLNEKKVDSIGEKRAPIIDVPTNVM is encoded by the exons ATGATTTCTTCGCAATCTCATAATCAG gtGTTGTATCACTTGACTCAATTACTGTCAACATGCAGACCAAAAACGTCAAGTTACTCtcgtataaataaaaaagaaataaatccaAATAGCAATTGTGATAAACTTTGTCAAGAGAGTTTCAATGag GCAACAAAAAATCTCAATGAATTACTTTGGGAGAATATGGATCTCAATAAACTACTTCGACTCCAACCTTCACAAAGATTACAGAagagagaaattaaaaaaatagtagataaattaaataacaccTTGTATATAATTGACAAACAATTGTCAATTGACGACAAAAATCACTGGAAAGTTTCGTATACATCAGGTTCTAATTTCGCTGATAATAAACGAGGTATTATTTCTTATTCATTGCCATCAGaaataaatactaattttaattgttattataaaaaagacGCGACATTGCTGTATCATGTACCAGCAATACCCGGACAATATATTTCAACTCGTGGGTTCAAAACAAGTCGCAATATTACTGCTGAGAGAGAAAGAAATCCATCACTTGCCGGGCGACTGAAGACATGGTTTGGGCTTTCGAAATTAGGt gAAGAAAAGCTAAAATTAGCAGTCAACCGAATGGACAtggaacaattaaaaaatcttcttACCAATTCAGAATTATCAAATGCAGATAaacaaagtataaaaatagCATTTGCTGAGGGATATCTCGCGGGGAATGAAAGAAAACCACCAGTACGATCATTCAAGTGGATTAAAATTCTCCAGCAGATATTGTCGCCAATAATGTTTATCATAGTATGCACTATTTTATTAGGTGTGTATAAAAAAC tcgGTAACGGAGGTATGTTCAGAATTCCACTGGGTTCTTACACAGCAATCGATCCAGAAGAAATAAATGTTACATTCGACGATGTAAAGGGTGTAACTGAAGCCAAGCAAGAATTAAAAGACGtcgttgaatttttaaagaacCCAGAAAAGTTTTCAGCTTTGGGTGGACGTTTACCCAAAGGAGTTTTATTGGTTGGTCCACCGGGCACCGGTAAAACATTATTAGCACGAGCTGTAGCTGGAGAAGCACACGTGCCATTTTTCCATGCCGCTGGTCCAGAGTTTGACGAGGTGTTGGTTGGTCAAGGAGCTAAACGCGTGCGAGATTTATTCAGAGCGGCGAAAGAACGCGCTCCATGTGTTATATTTATCGATGAAATCGATTCAGTTGGTGGAAAGCGGACAACATCGTTGATCCACCCTTACGCTAATCAAACAATCAATCAGTTGTTGTCTGAGATGGATGGCTTCCAACAAAACGAAGGTGTGATTGTATTAGGAGCTACTAACCGACGTGATGATTTAGATAAAGCGCTCAGACGTCCAGGACGATTCGATGTTGAGATTTACGTTCATAAACCAGACTTGAAGGACAGGAAGGAAATAATTGAACTGTATTTATCTAAAATACTGGCTAAATCATTGGATGTAGACGCATTGGCAAGAGCAACTACTGGATTTACTGGAGCTGACATCGAAAGTATGGTCAACCAAGCGGCGCTGAAGGCTGCTATCGATGGAGCTGATTATGTTACGATGGATCACTTGGAGAAGGCGAGAGAAAAAGTTATCATGGGTCCTGAATTAAAGGGACGCATGCCGGACTTTGAAGAGAATCGCATCACAGCTTACCACGAAGCTGGTCATGCGTTAGTAAGTTTTTACTCTAAAGAAGCAATGCCTTTGGCTAAAGTAACAATTATTCCTCGAGCTGGAAGTCTTGGACATACTAGTTCGTTGCCCAAAAAAGATATTTACCACCAAACTAAACAGCACCTCTTAGCTGCTATGGACACTTCGCTTGGTGGCCGTGCTGCTGAAGAATTGATTTTTGGAACGGAAAAAATTACCGTCGGAGCTGCGAGTGATCTTCAAAAAGCTACGCAGATTGCTGAAGCTATGGTTAAAAATTATGGAATGTCAGAAAAAGCTGGATTCAGAGTTGAGACACaagataaacaaaataaaaatggcACCGAGTTGAGTCCCAACACTGCTGAAATTATTGACAGTGAAGTTAAACGTTTATTACAG gaatCTTACGATAGAgccaaatcaattttaaaaactcacGCTAAAGAACACAAACTTCTTGCCGAAGCATTATTAAAATACGAAACACTCGACGTCGAGGAAGTAAAAGatcttttaaatgaaaaaaaagttgattctATTGGTGAAAAAAGAGCACCAATAATAGACGTACCGACAAATGTTATGTGA
- the LOC123268407 gene encoding ATP-dependent zinc metalloprotease YME1L isoform X5, translating into MVDIDSLQSHLVELCVLYHLTQLLSTCRPKTSSYSRINKKEINPNSNCDKLCQESFNEATKNLNELLWENMDLNKLLRLQPSQRLQKREIKKIVDKLNNTLYIIDKQLSIDDKNHWKVSYTSDATLLYHVPAIPGQYISTRGFKTSRNITAERERNPSLAGRLKTWFGLSKLGEEKLKLAVNRMDMEQLKNLLTNSELSNADKQSIKIAFAEGYLAGNERKPPVRSFKWIKILQQILSPIMFIIVCTILLGVYKKLGNGGMFRIPLGSYTAIDPEEINVTFDDVKGVTEAKQELKDVVEFLKNPEKFSALGGRLPKGVLLVGPPGTGKTLLARAVAGEAHVPFFHAAGPEFDEVLVGQGAKRVRDLFRAAKERAPCVIFIDEIDSVGGKRTTSLIHPYANQTINQLLSEMDGFQQNEGVIVLGATNRRDDLDKALRRPGRFDVEIYVHKPDLKDRKEIIELYLSKILAKSLDVDALARATTGFTGADIESMVNQAALKAAIDGADYVTMDHLEKAREKVIMGPELKGRMPDFEENRITAYHEAGHALVSFYSKEAMPLAKVTIIPRAGSLGHTSSLPKKDIYHQTKQHLLAAMDTSLGGRAAEELIFGTEKITVGAASDLQKATQIAEAMVKNYGMSEKAGFRVETQDKQNKNGTELSPNTAEIIDSEVKRLLQESYDRAKSILKTHAKEHKLLAEALLKYETLDVEEVKDLLNEKKVDSIGEKRAPIIDVPTNVM; encoded by the exons ATGGTGGATATCGACTCACTTCAGAGTCATCTGGTTGAATTGTGT gtGTTGTATCACTTGACTCAATTACTGTCAACATGCAGACCAAAAACGTCAAGTTACTCtcgtataaataaaaaagaaataaatccaAATAGCAATTGTGATAAACTTTGTCAAGAGAGTTTCAATGag GCAACAAAAAATCTCAATGAATTACTTTGGGAGAATATGGATCTCAATAAACTACTTCGACTCCAACCTTCACAAAGATTACAGAagagagaaattaaaaaaatagtagataaattaaataacaccTTGTATATAATTGACAAACAATTGTCAATTGACGACAAAAATCACTGGAAAGTTTCGTATACATCAG acGCGACATTGCTGTATCATGTACCAGCAATACCCGGACAATATATTTCAACTCGTGGGTTCAAAACAAGTCGCAATATTACTGCTGAGAGAGAAAGAAATCCATCACTTGCCGGGCGACTGAAGACATGGTTTGGGCTTTCGAAATTAGGt gAAGAAAAGCTAAAATTAGCAGTCAACCGAATGGACAtggaacaattaaaaaatcttcttACCAATTCAGAATTATCAAATGCAGATAaacaaagtataaaaatagCATTTGCTGAGGGATATCTCGCGGGGAATGAAAGAAAACCACCAGTACGATCATTCAAGTGGATTAAAATTCTCCAGCAGATATTGTCGCCAATAATGTTTATCATAGTATGCACTATTTTATTAGGTGTGTATAAAAAAC tcgGTAACGGAGGTATGTTCAGAATTCCACTGGGTTCTTACACAGCAATCGATCCAGAAGAAATAAATGTTACATTCGACGATGTAAAGGGTGTAACTGAAGCCAAGCAAGAATTAAAAGACGtcgttgaatttttaaagaacCCAGAAAAGTTTTCAGCTTTGGGTGGACGTTTACCCAAAGGAGTTTTATTGGTTGGTCCACCGGGCACCGGTAAAACATTATTAGCACGAGCTGTAGCTGGAGAAGCACACGTGCCATTTTTCCATGCCGCTGGTCCAGAGTTTGACGAGGTGTTGGTTGGTCAAGGAGCTAAACGCGTGCGAGATTTATTCAGAGCGGCGAAAGAACGCGCTCCATGTGTTATATTTATCGATGAAATCGATTCAGTTGGTGGAAAGCGGACAACATCGTTGATCCACCCTTACGCTAATCAAACAATCAATCAGTTGTTGTCTGAGATGGATGGCTTCCAACAAAACGAAGGTGTGATTGTATTAGGAGCTACTAACCGACGTGATGATTTAGATAAAGCGCTCAGACGTCCAGGACGATTCGATGTTGAGATTTACGTTCATAAACCAGACTTGAAGGACAGGAAGGAAATAATTGAACTGTATTTATCTAAAATACTGGCTAAATCATTGGATGTAGACGCATTGGCAAGAGCAACTACTGGATTTACTGGAGCTGACATCGAAAGTATGGTCAACCAAGCGGCGCTGAAGGCTGCTATCGATGGAGCTGATTATGTTACGATGGATCACTTGGAGAAGGCGAGAGAAAAAGTTATCATGGGTCCTGAATTAAAGGGACGCATGCCGGACTTTGAAGAGAATCGCATCACAGCTTACCACGAAGCTGGTCATGCGTTAGTAAGTTTTTACTCTAAAGAAGCAATGCCTTTGGCTAAAGTAACAATTATTCCTCGAGCTGGAAGTCTTGGACATACTAGTTCGTTGCCCAAAAAAGATATTTACCACCAAACTAAACAGCACCTCTTAGCTGCTATGGACACTTCGCTTGGTGGCCGTGCTGCTGAAGAATTGATTTTTGGAACGGAAAAAATTACCGTCGGAGCTGCGAGTGATCTTCAAAAAGCTACGCAGATTGCTGAAGCTATGGTTAAAAATTATGGAATGTCAGAAAAAGCTGGATTCAGAGTTGAGACACaagataaacaaaataaaaatggcACCGAGTTGAGTCCCAACACTGCTGAAATTATTGACAGTGAAGTTAAACGTTTATTACAG gaatCTTACGATAGAgccaaatcaattttaaaaactcacGCTAAAGAACACAAACTTCTTGCCGAAGCATTATTAAAATACGAAACACTCGACGTCGAGGAAGTAAAAGatcttttaaatgaaaaaaaagttgattctATTGGTGAAAAAAGAGCACCAATAATAGACGTACCGACAAATGTTATGTGA